TGTTCCAATGAAATAATAACTATGGAATAAAAGTGAGTAACCTTTCCTCCATAAACGGTAAACCATCATACATAAACGTTCACATTCATTATTGATCGTATACATATATTTGAGCAGGGTTCATACATCCAAGTATGAACCATTCTCTTTCAACTATAACTCATCTTGCACATGATTCACACAACTGCAGATAGAAAGTGACAACATATGAAAAGATCTTCTGTCGATAACATGTAAGCATAAACGGGTTAAATacataagttatatatatttttaaatccaTTTTAAGCTTAATCTTAGTACAACCCGAACATGACACATTCATTAAGCATGCCATCCCTAAACACATGTATATTTTGGGTCATGTCAGAAATTTGTCACCCGTGTACTATGGGTTGTTTGGATGTGTGgtttataaaaatggaagttgCAATAATAAAATGAGTAGAGGCTCGAGTGTTTGGCGGGACTTGGATTATTTTGGGAACCAACTAAATAAAATGGACAAAAGAACAATTTTGTCAAAGCGGGAGTAAAGGTATAATTTCAGGTTAAAAGTATATAGTTTAGATCTCTGTTGTCAAGGCTTACACCCAGGCGCGCGCCTAGGCCCACTTTTCAGGCCCATCCCAGCCTTCTCGCTTTGCTTCAAAAGCCCCACTTTAAGGCCCTCAGGCGCATTTTCAGGCCATGTTCCAACGAAATTCCGGTCAAAAATCGTTTGAACATGTTTAAacgtgtttgaaacaattataaGAACCCTAAACAAGCCTAGAAACAACCTAAAACAACTTAACTAGCCCTAAAGAAGCCTAAAATATGTCTAAAATCCCTAAAAGTTGTATTTTTATACTAAACGACTCGCTTAAAAAAGCCCTCGCTTTTTAAGCGCCCCTTGCATTGAGGCCCAAGGCTCACCCTTTGCGCCTTGAGGGCGCTTTGCGCCTTTGACAACTATGAATAGGTGTATGAATCATATTACCCGATACAGTTTATTTGGCCTATAAATAATCAGATTAAAggttcaaacaatcaaacaactaaCTACCGCAACTTGAAATCACGATAATAAGATTAACCGTTCAGAAACTAAAGTACCTGAATTATTATTATCTTTAAGTAGAAGGGTAGTCTGGTTGATTCTCAGGCAAGGCATCTTGGATAGCAGGTACCTGCATATATGCCTCATGCAACCTACCGAGAAGAGGGTATGGTGTCTGGGCCAACCGATACATATAATCAATTTATGATTTCGTGAAACAAAATTAGAAATATGTTAAATTCTCAAGGCATGTAGAAGCAAGACCCTACCATGTCAAAGTTGAACCTCTTTATTGCACCATGGATTTGTGGTGCCAGAAACAAATCAGCCTGCAAAACTTGGAAATTTTAAAAACTTGCTCCTGTCTACACTCCACATGCATAAACTAAGATGTTTGCAATTACTTATCAAGTGGGCCTAATTATAACTAATTCATATTTAGATTAAATtttataaagagtaaattacgtttttggcccctgtggttatatcacttttactatattagcctaaaataagaatttgagttaattactgttttcgtccctgtggtttgtcaaaaattactatttcagtccattagtttaaaaattacgatttcagtccctgtggtttcactttcgtacacctcgtaaccatttcaggccctatactaacagaataaatggattgaaatggttacgaaagtgaaaccccacagggactgaaatggttacgaaagtaaaaccacagggactgaaattgcaatttataaactaatggactgaaatagtgatttttgacaaactacagggacgaaaacagtaattaactctaagaatttttaacatatctgcccccatggtctctataactaaccattttggcccctaagtctagagatcatgggggccaaaatggttagttatagagaccataggggccaaaatggttagacttaggggtcaaaatggttagttatagagaccatgggggcagatatgttaaaaactcttattttgggctaatatagtagaagtgatataaccacaggggccaaaaacgtaatttactcttttataaaTGATGGACAACAATTGGTTGGGATTCTAGACCAAATCTAAAGTTTGAATTAGTAAAGATCAAACATTTAAGAGAAATTGAATAAGAAAAAAACAATACCAGGAAAAGATCATCCCCTGTGGCGTATTTTCCAGCATGATTTTGTAGTAATTTCTCGAGTGCTGCAAAGTAAGCCATAGTAAACTGAAATCAACATTTATAGCATATTAAAGTAAATTTTACAATATACTCATCCTTTTTTTGATAATAAATGTAGGAGGCAGCCAAGACACCATTAGGCGCTATAGGATAGGTAAAAAGAGGTTAGGTTCAGAGGCCAATACTTGTTTGTCCTTGTACTTAATttgatgaaatgtttaaaaaaatctgGGTTTTTGTAAACACATTGTGCGGATGTTAAAACAATCAACATGTTTGGCCCGCTTCCTATTTAGCTGGTATTCCAACTTTattcagtggcggagcttgaccaaaagttcccggggggcggaaagtcatgggacccaatttatatattatataaatatttaggcaaaataattggtgggtgggtgggggggggggatcttttataattttaaaatttttcgacgaaaaatcagaaattttacacttctaaccgaaacattgggcgggtgcacccccgagTTTAAAGTAAGCTACGCCCCTGACTTTATTCATTCGACTGTTACCATCATTTATAACCCGTTTTTACATAAATTGGTTGACCTGCGCTTTCTACTCGGTATAAGAATGTATTTTGCTCTTTCAAAAATGTCTAGTTATGTAGGATAAAAACTCAGTAGAAGACATATTATCTAACAAATACTAATGAATTTCATAGGGCAGGTTAATTCAGTCGTAACAAGCAAAGATGATCCCAGGTTATCTTGCTGAAACCAAGTTAAGCTACTTTTGAAAAGTCGAAATGGTGTAGAAATCAAATATGATACAAGTGGTTTTTGGCAACATGATTTTAGAGTAGATTACACATCAAGTCCTTATGGTGTGTTCAAAATTACAGCCAGAGTCCTTTATGTTTGAACTTTGAAGCATTACAAGGAGTCAAGGAGAGTCCTTGTTTTGAAACTATGTGCACTTTCAGTGCATCACATCAAAAACAACAAAAGTCGAGACAGAAACTTTACATCTAACTCGTAATTATTATTGAAATTAAACCTTTTCATTATTCAAAATCATGCAAACCCCAAAAGTATCTCTAAGGGACCCAATTCGTAAACAAAAAATCCATAAAAACTTCGATTTTTTTTAACCAAGAGtgtttgtttttaataataatcatgaatttgatttaacaatttatgaagagttaaatgcttggttggtccctgtggttttcaaaattgcagacttggtcctagtggtttactaattacacgcgtggtcccaaaacttgtcaaaaatgaactcggttggtccccagccctaacatcagttaaatttctcagttaactatgtgtgaaatgactatattacccttaaacaattaaaagaaataaaaaaacatattaaaGAACTCATCTTCTTCATCAGGCAATGATCCCATCCCCTGTtcttccctctctctctctaaaacccaccagccaccatctccaccttcaatccatcaccaccaccaccacctccacatcCACCGTCACCTTCAACCCTAATAAACCCCAACTGAGATATACAACAACCATAAACACCCTAACATAAACCAATACTCATAACATCTACAAAAACAATGTCTCCACTGATAGCAACAAAACCATTACCTGCTTCTACATAACACAACAACCACATTATCAGGTCTCACATCCTCCACAACTCGTTCAACATCACCAGCCGATTTCTCCGACACATGATTCGTCCCAACCAACCAAATGCACCCCGGCTCCACAAAATCAGCCCGCCACGCCGGAACCGGACCAAATTGGCTCTTTCTTATGACAACTAAGCTCCCTTCGTCTGCTAAATCGAGCAGTTCCGAGTGCGATTCAGCAATTAGGGCTCGAGATTCGGTTAATATTTGGGTCCTGAAGTCAAATTCTGGTGGTGGAGGTTTGATTGAAACTTTTGTGCGAATATTGTGTCTGGTGGtgggtttttagagagagaagggAGGAAGCCACCAGGGGATGGGATTAGGGTTGAAGGTACGATTCAGCAATTAGGGTTGAAGGTGACGGTGgatgtggaggtggtggtggtggtggtggtggtggtgatggattgaaggtggagatggtggctggtgggttttagagagagagggaAGAACAGGAGATGGGATCATTGGTCTGATGAAGAAGAGGAGTCttctttatatgtttttttaattgttcaagggtaatatagtcatttcacacagagttaactgagaaatttaactgatgttagggctggggaccaactgagttcatttttgacaagttttgggaccacgaatgtaattagtaaaccactaggaccaagtctgcaatttttgaaaaccacagggaccaaccaagcatttaactcattTATGAAATCCAAGTTTGTGTTCTTgctttgggttaagaaatgataATTGAGGAGAAAATTCAAAGGGGAAGAAattaagggtaatttggtcatttgaCCCGGGTGAAGTTGTAATGAACGGAAAGTGCCATAATCACAAAAGTAGGGGCTCTCATTGTAATACTTCAAACTTAAGGACTCCAGCCGTTATTCTGTATAACCACAAGGACTCAAAATGTAACTTGCTCTTTTTTTTTAATCATGATGTAAAATATCTCAATTCTAGTTTCTTTAGTGCTGCATTATATATCATACTCATTTAATCTATTATATTCATGGTTCTTTCTTATGTGttctttagattttttttttttttgaaaggtgagAGTCTACTTTTGGTTGTGAGAGCAACTCCCACACCCCCCAAACCGGGGGGCCCTAGCCAAGTCTGCCCAgactacgttgtcttaaccgggcccgcGCTGGTTATCAGACTTGGTTACGGCTTTCCCCCGGAAACCGTTCTGCCTCCACACGAGAAGCCTCGCTAGAGTAACAGCCGGATGAAAACCGGGGGCGGGCTCAGGCTCAGGCCCGCGGTCCTTTGTGTCCATGGGTCCCCTCGCCCGTTTTCTGATAAATGTCACAACAAATTCATGTTGAAGCATACCTGCAAATCCTTTACCAATATGCTTTTGTACCCATGGCATCTTTGCTTCAGGACCAACTTTTTCCTCAATGTAGTTCTGCGAGTTGGTTTGATAAACAATATGTAAAATTGTGAAAGTAATTTCTATGAGTATTGGTGTAAATCCACATTACTAACCAAAACATCTAGATTTTGAAGAGGTTGTATGCTTGCAGAAACAATATTTGCAGCCTACATATATAAAGGAGAAGACTGTTAGTTACAGAAACATAACGCAAGGAACGGGAACCTTAACCAGGGGCACATAAGCAACAAGATACGATATTGATTTACGCCAAAGATTACCTAGTGACACAAGTAACAACAAAAATGTAATTTAACATTGCCACATCAGCAAGTAACATGCAACGCAACCAGTCTTACTTGTAAAGTTCGGTATTCCCATAAGTGATACTTTTTCCTGGTTCATTATTTAAGCTCCTTACAGTGTCAACTTGACTACCAATATATTACTAATGAACATGGAAGATACACGAATTTACTAgctacttttttttttaataggaAACCAAGAGCTTGACCTTAGAATGCACTATGGTCTATATGGGACAGTTAGAAAGGCCTAAAGAAGTAAATTGAGAAGTTATCTCAAAACTATATGATGTTGTCATCaacatagttgttaaaagccatcgcctcttgcgcctaggcccatttttcaggcgaggcgaggcagttgcgctttcagtcgaggaaattgcgctttaattctccaggtgatggttcaggCACACATTCCGGCGAGGTTCCTAGATTCCGGAGAGCttccggccaaattctctaaattccaacaagattctagccagatttctacttttattcaaggaaaactactttataacactaatacactaatattttggtactaattagatgatataaagtgttacataatagactttgtttattttatttgaagaatagtattctttttctaatacataatccatttttaaatttttttcattATGCACTTTATTTTTCTCAGGCTctcgctttttttgcgctttgcaCCTAGGCCCTAGTCGAGGCCTGTGCGCCTagtgcctttaataactatggtcaTCAAATATTGCATAACTGTAGaatgaaaatacaaaaaaaagaaGGCGAAATGAGTTGACCTGGTAATTGATTGCCTTTTTCGCAAGGTCTCGAGGCAGCAAAGGATGCTGAGGATACTTCTCTTCAAGGTACTGTAAATAAGAACATGATGGAAAAAAGCAGTAAACACCATATCATTTCAGAAGAAAAAAGGTAAATCAAACAGTAAAAACCCACCATGATGATTGCAAAAGAGTCAGCAATGACTAAGTCACCATCCACCAATGCAGGCACGTATCCAATAGGATTCACCTTTAGAAACTCTAAATCCAATCCAAAAAAAGGTATTATTAAGTTCACATAATATGTTTTCTCTTAATTGAGCATGCAATCCAATAAAAGTTAATATCATCATCAATTAGGGCTTGGATATCTGTTAATTGAGCATGCAAGTAATGAATATCATCATCAATTAGGGGTTACCAGGGGTTTTTTGTTCTCCTTTAAGCAGATTAACCGGCTTGTACTCGTAATCAAATCCTGTTAGTTACGATGAATAAAACAATTAGAATTTAATGATTAGTAGCAAGCATCAATAGAGAAAACGCAGAGAAATGGAAACCTTTCAAGTTTAAAGCGATGCGAACACGGAAAGAGCAGGAGCTCCTGTGATAGGAATACAGCTGCAACTTCTTCTCACCGTTACTCGTCATCCTCTCACTACACTATCAATTTCAATTTgcaggtgtgtgtgtgtgtgaaatgGAACACACAAGGTTGTTGATAGTTTTCTTTTCATCAAAGTCACCGCCCCATCCGTCAAACATACGTGTCACCAGCCAATCCAAGCCAGCCACCTTACCTCCCCCTCCCCCGGCCCAACGCCAGCGGGGCACCACCGTGGCAAACGCTGGCCCGGTGTGGTTTAGCCAGCATTGCCTGCCATCCCTCGCCCCATACCCTTTGGTCTAAAAGGGTTTTCCTCTTTGATTCCTATTAGGACTATTTTCAAGGGTATCTAGGTGAAGGGACGAATCTGAACTTTAATATCGGGTTTGAACCTGATGGGGGCGAGAGTTTACGGATTTCTTCTGATTCCCGCGCATCAGAGGGCAGGGTCTCATGGCGGTCGAAAAGTCAACATTGGACATATCCCTAAACAGGACGGATAGAGATTTACAAGTTACACGTGAGATACTTTGCCATAAGAAAACGAAATGAAATGTATGTATTTGGGCCTTTTGGGTTTAACCAATCCTACACCCGAAGATACTTACATGCACATTTCATGAGACGGTAAGCATTCATCGATCATAAATCTAattcattaaattaaaataaaattcaaatgCAATTTATTCGTTTATGTGTTACATTTCAACGATTTCACTTTTAATATCAATATACATTCGTAAATGTATAGTGAAAATCACCCGCAATAACAGATTTAGATGTGCTTTAAAAAATGTTGTGTGGTGTGGTATTCGATACCATTATGAAAACCAACTACCAACAAACAAGCCAAAACCGATTTGCCATTCTGATCCGCCAGTTAAACTTGTTTGATAGAAACCGGTTTGGGATACGATTTTCAAATTGGTTGTTATAGAATGTTACGTAGCTACTTTTGACTGTTTTCATATTTTTTTCCCTAACTTGTTAGTATATATAGGTACCGGATGTGATAGTTTGATTACAACACTTAAAAACACTCTCTGATCGCTCAAAACTCAAAATACACTCTCTAGCAATGGCATCTGAGTGTAACCAAACCCAAAAAATACTCTCTAGTAACGGCATCCGAGTGTAGCCAATCACAATCTTCCGTTAGTGTTAGGTCTTCATCAACCAACTTCAGTCGTGTTATTATCATGTAAGCCCGATGACCTTGAGATGAgattacataaaaaaaatataggtTCTTTCAAATCGGGTTCCATCGATTTGATCCAAAATCAACCCAGTTTCACTAATTTGGATTTTTGTTACCACAAAAACCAGTTTTGAACTAAACTCCTTTGGCACTATCCAGTATTGAATTCCCTTGACCCAATCTGAAACCCGGTATGGCTTGCACATCTACATGTTAAAATATTGATATGTAGCatatggtttttatttaaacaagTTGGAATAAAATATGTAATCCAACTACCAGCCACTAGCTTTCAGCCACCGGCTAATTTTGTCAAACATACCCATAAACACAACTAACATAGTAAGATTATATTCGGTTATATTATTGGTGAAAATCTGAATTCTATTCTTTTTACTTATATGCTTTACAAAATTGTTTAGAATGTAAGTAACACAAGAGCATTTGTATCTATCCATCATCTTCATCTCTATAATTCATTAATTACACTAaaaatcattacatttctttctcctttttaattaaataataaattttcaTATGTTTGTTCTTACTTTTCCCTCTACTCTCTTGATAACCACTttctaaatatattaaaaatttatAG
The sequence above is drawn from the Helianthus annuus cultivar XRQ/B chromosome 12, HanXRQr2.0-SUNRISE, whole genome shotgun sequence genome and encodes:
- the LOC110896063 gene encoding glutathione S-transferase zeta class, with the translated sequence MTSNGEKKLQLYSYHRSSCSFRVRIALNLKGFDYEYKPVNLLKGEQKTPEFLKVNPIGYVPALVDGDLVIADSFAIIMYLEEKYPQHPLLPRDLAKKAINYQAANIVSASIQPLQNLDVLNYIEEKVGPEAKMPWVQKHIGKGFAALEKLLQNHAGKYATGDDLFLADLFLAPQIHGAIKRFNFDMTPYPLLGRLHEAYMQVPAIQDALPENQPDYPST